GTATCCGTAgcatttttattttgatcTTCTCTTAATTCTAAATAATCTTTCCCTATAACTATATTTCTAAAATCGTAAAAACTATATTTAAGTGCATTACACTCTTTTACACTATAAGAATATTTAGAGGAATTGGTatcatttgttttttctttttctttataatattttcctATATTATATCCTTCGGAAACTGCAAGTTCCAGAAGATGTTTCCTtaaaatttcttttttatcatcCATAGATTTCCCATCAATTTGTATCTTATCTATACCATTTATGCAAAGAACTTGTCTTCTTGCAGAAACGTACATATTTTCAGGCAATTTCCTGAAATGAATTATACCTTTATTATCTGCtgttttattatctttCCATTTTGTTTCATTATTTCCTAAAAGACCTTGACAATTTTGATTTCCAGAATGACTgctatatatattatcatattttttacatcCACACAACGATTCCTTATCTCCATATGTTTTAGTAAATACATTATCTAAATCGGATTTGTTCTGTGTACTGTCGCATCCTTCAAAATTAGTATTTTGGGattttaaatattcttGAAGAGTTTTAGGGTTTTGACTACtcttataattattattataatactTTTCTTGATTTTTCCATTCAccttttttaatatataaaaattctttataatttttacaTTCTTCTATACATTTATTACATTCATAATTTCTTTCATCATCCTTGCATACTTTTTCAACTTTTTGACctatttcttttcttttacTGCAAAAATCTTCATACCATTCTTGTATCCAATACAAATATTGTGATGTATCATTATCATCTGGTAATAATTGTTCGCTTGGAGGAATACTACTATCTGTATGGCATTTGTGATATCCGCACAACATTGCTTGACGAACACAatctttatttttgttCCACCATTTTTTTCGTTCTTGAGTAATATCTCCATTTTTTCcaaaaattttatttagcatattatttattccattatttttatcctTTTCTACCAAATCGGTGCCTTCaatgatatttttataatcgAAAAAACTATATTTCAAAGCATTATTTGCTGCTACCTTATATTGTTCGTTAGttctatattttaaatgtttTG
Above is a genomic segment from Plasmodium gaboni strain SY75 chromosome Unknown, whole genome shotgun sequence containing:
- a CDS encoding putative EMP1-like protein — encoded protein: EELKQALLVDVANESYNIAKHLKYRTNEQYKVAANNALKYSFFDYKNIIEGTDLVEKDKNNGINNMLNKIFGKNGDITQERKKWWNKNKDCVRQAMLCGYHKCHTDSSIPPSEQLLPDDNDTSQYLYWIQEWYEDFCSKRKEIGQKVEKVCKDDERNYECNKCIEECKNYKEFLYIKKGEWKNQEKYYNNNYKSSQNPKTLQEYLKSQNTNFEGCDSTQNKSDLDNVFTKTYGDKESLCGCKKYDNIYSSHSGNQNCQGLLGNNETKWKDNKTADNKGIIHFRKLPENMYVSARRQVLCINGIDKIQIDGKSMDDKKEILRKHLLELAVSEGYNIGKYYKEKEKTNDTNSSKYSYSVKECNALKYSFYDFRNIVIGKDYLELREDQNKNATDT